In a genomic window of Thermosynechococcus sp. CL-1:
- a CDS encoding ATP-dependent Clp protease ATP-binding subunit gives MFERFTEKAIKVIMLAQEEARRLGHNFVGTEQILLGLIGEGTGVAAKVLRSMGVNLKDARIEVEKIIGRGSGFVAVEIPFTPRAKRVLELSLEEARQLGHNYIGTEHLLLGLIREGEGVAARVLENLGVDLSKVRTQVIRMLGETAEVAAGASQGRTKTPTLDEFGANLTQMAIDGKLDPVVGRQKEIERVIQILGRRTKNNPVLIGEPGVGKTAIAEGLAQRIANKDVPDILEDKRVVTLDIGLLVAGTKYRGEFEERLKKIMDEIRQAGNVILVIDEVHTLIGAGAAEGAIDAANILKPALARGELQCIGATTLDEYRKHIERDAALERRFQPVMVGEPSVEETIEILYGLRERYEKHHKLKISDEALEAAAKLSDRYISDRYLPDKAIDLIDEAGSRVRLINSQLPPAAKELDRELRQVLKEKDDAVRAQNFDKAGELRDREMELKAQIRAIAQQKKSESANGEEETPVVTEEDIAHIVASWTGVPVSKLTESESEKLLHMEETLHQRVIGQDEAVKAISRAIRRARVGLKNPNRPIASFIFSGPTGVGKTELTKALAAYFFGSEEAMIRLDMSEYMERHTVSKLIGSPPGYVGYNEGGQLTEAVRRRPYTVVLFDEIEKAHPDVFNLLLQILEDGRLTDSKGRTVDFKNTLLIMTSNIGSKVIEKGAGGLGFEFGTEDAAESQYNRIRSLVNEELKQYFRPEFLNRVDEIIVFRQLTKDEVKQIADILLKEVFSRLTEKGITLEVTDRFKERLIEEGYNPSYGARPLRRAIMRLLEDTLAEEMLSGRIREGDTALIDVDESGQVKIQAQPRRELLPQAVE, from the coding sequence ATGTTTGAACGGTTTACAGAAAAAGCCATTAAAGTCATCATGCTGGCACAGGAAGAGGCTCGCCGCCTCGGCCACAACTTTGTCGGTACCGAACAAATTCTCCTCGGATTGATTGGTGAAGGCACCGGTGTGGCTGCGAAGGTGCTACGTTCCATGGGCGTGAACCTCAAGGATGCCCGCATCGAAGTGGAAAAAATTATTGGCCGTGGGTCTGGTTTTGTGGCGGTGGAGATTCCCTTTACCCCCCGTGCCAAGCGAGTGTTGGAACTCTCCCTCGAAGAAGCCCGCCAACTGGGACACAACTATATTGGTACTGAGCACCTTCTTTTGGGTCTGATTCGCGAAGGGGAAGGGGTAGCAGCACGGGTTCTTGAAAATCTCGGCGTTGATCTGTCGAAAGTGCGCACTCAAGTGATTCGTATGCTGGGTGAAACCGCAGAAGTGGCTGCCGGTGCCAGCCAAGGGCGCACCAAAACACCGACACTGGACGAATTTGGTGCCAACCTCACCCAGATGGCCATTGATGGCAAGCTAGATCCCGTGGTGGGTCGGCAAAAAGAAATTGAGCGGGTGATTCAAATCCTCGGCCGCCGCACCAAAAATAACCCTGTGCTGATCGGTGAACCGGGGGTAGGTAAAACCGCTATTGCTGAAGGCCTTGCCCAACGCATTGCCAATAAAGATGTCCCCGATATTCTAGAAGACAAGCGGGTGGTCACCCTCGATATTGGCCTGTTGGTGGCGGGCACGAAGTACCGAGGTGAGTTTGAAGAGCGGCTGAAGAAGATCATGGATGAGATCCGCCAAGCCGGTAACGTGATCTTGGTGATTGACGAGGTACACACGTTGATTGGGGCTGGGGCTGCTGAGGGTGCCATTGATGCGGCGAATATCCTCAAACCCGCCTTGGCTCGTGGTGAGTTGCAGTGCATTGGTGCCACCACGTTGGATGAGTACCGCAAACACATTGAGCGAGATGCCGCCTTGGAGCGCCGCTTCCAACCGGTGATGGTGGGTGAACCCTCCGTTGAGGAAACCATTGAGATCCTCTACGGCCTGCGGGAACGCTACGAGAAGCACCACAAGCTGAAAATTTCCGATGAAGCCCTTGAGGCGGCAGCGAAGCTGTCTGATCGCTACATTAGCGATCGCTATCTGCCCGACAAAGCCATTGACCTCATTGACGAAGCCGGCTCACGGGTGCGCCTGATTAACTCGCAACTACCGCCTGCGGCCAAGGAACTGGATCGCGAATTGCGGCAAGTGCTCAAAGAAAAAGACGATGCCGTGCGTGCCCAAAACTTTGACAAAGCGGGTGAGTTGCGCGATCGCGAGATGGAACTGAAAGCGCAAATCCGTGCCATTGCCCAGCAGAAAAAATCCGAAAGCGCCAATGGTGAAGAGGAAACCCCCGTCGTTACCGAAGAGGACATTGCCCACATTGTTGCCTCTTGGACGGGTGTGCCTGTCAGCAAGCTCACCGAAAGCGAATCGGAAAAACTGCTGCACATGGAGGAGACCCTGCACCAGCGGGTCATTGGCCAAGATGAAGCGGTGAAAGCCATCTCCCGTGCCATTCGCCGTGCCCGTGTCGGTCTAAAAAATCCCAACCGTCCCATTGCTAGCTTTATCTTCTCTGGGCCAACCGGTGTGGGTAAAACCGAGCTAACGAAAGCCTTGGCCGCCTACTTCTTTGGTTCTGAAGAGGCGATGATCCGCCTAGATATGTCCGAGTACATGGAGCGGCATACCGTCTCCAAGCTCATTGGTTCGCCCCCCGGCTATGTCGGCTACAACGAGGGCGGTCAACTGACCGAAGCCGTGCGGCGGCGTCCCTACACGGTGGTGCTCTTTGACGAAATCGAGAAAGCCCATCCCGATGTCTTTAACCTGCTGCTGCAAATCCTTGAGGATGGTCGCCTCACTGACTCTAAGGGGCGTACCGTTGACTTCAAGAACACCCTCTTGATCATGACCTCGAACATTGGCTCGAAGGTGATTGAGAAAGGCGCTGGCGGTCTTGGCTTTGAGTTTGGCACTGAGGATGCTGCTGAATCGCAATACAATCGCATTCGCTCCTTGGTGAATGAGGAACTGAAGCAGTACTTCCGTCCAGAGTTCCTCAACCGCGTGGATGAGATTATTGTCTTCCGCCAGCTGACCAAAGACGAGGTCAAGCAAATTGCTGACATCCTCTTGAAGGAGGTCTTCTCACGCCTGACCGAGAAAGGAATCACCCTAGAAGTGACGGATCGCTTCAAGGAGCGACTCATTGAAGAAGGCTACAATCCCAGCTACGGTGCGCGACCCCTGCGGCGAGCCATTATGCGCCTCCTAGAGGATACCTTGGCTGAGGAAATGCTCTCTGGCCGCATTCGTGAAGGGGATACTGCCCTCATTGATGTGGATGAATCGGGTCAAGTGAAGATCCAAGCTCAACCTCGGCGTGAGCTACTGCCCCAAGCGGTTGAGTAG
- a CDS encoding transglutaminase domain-containing protein — protein MPDTPQEVYGDSLSSRALDHDWRTIYPLGAYQIHGLAWVDPQALWLRQLPRLPFCQATLGASFLALDRVRGFILLINGENDHSEILNPYDLEAFLDADGLCLHRQTLWFCRDTWLYRCHLPDWHVEKVLECRYPIYGVAVDDTGIYVACQKSGYIHCFDETGREQYRLSAPGIGCENLALKDGYLWVSDRLEQSIYCLDRQSGRVEWVALTPFAQPTAFTFDATGRLWVAYGGEEPYLRDNPNNREAPLEIDHRDICLIHPLLYQTHKEQYYTVSNGYLIEMAYVEEMSPLDALHLDNLEWRIALPANSLRQKLLRVEPVGTPFRLETVGDQQVAVFDFPEVRPYEARLFGWRAWLEVRGIKYHLSFDDIDETLPLPPEFAAQYLVDNDELAMDQPIVQEVARQAVGTETNILRKMLKIRNYVYDRLSYAMRPTIETPDLVLKRGTGSCGEYVGVLLALARLNGIACRTVGRYKCPPHPQKRGIPLQPTYNHVWLEFYVPGVGWLPMESNPDDVVERGPYPTRFFMALPWYHVEAGKGIRFESTNYRDRGLRLGDLALNHVRFTIHGELPPIA, from the coding sequence ATGCCAGACACACCGCAAGAGGTTTATGGGGACTCCCTCAGCTCCCGAGCGCTGGATCACGACTGGCGCACCATTTATCCCTTGGGTGCTTACCAAATCCACGGTCTGGCATGGGTCGATCCCCAAGCCCTGTGGCTACGTCAATTGCCCCGTTTGCCCTTTTGCCAAGCAACCCTTGGCGCCAGTTTTTTGGCCTTGGATCGGGTGCGGGGCTTTATTTTGCTCATCAATGGCGAAAATGACCACAGTGAGATTCTCAATCCCTACGATCTAGAGGCATTTCTCGATGCCGATGGCCTCTGTCTCCATCGCCAAACCCTCTGGTTTTGCCGGGACACATGGCTCTATCGCTGTCATCTGCCTGACTGGCATGTAGAAAAGGTGCTGGAGTGCCGCTATCCCATTTACGGTGTGGCGGTGGATGACACAGGCATCTATGTGGCCTGTCAAAAATCGGGTTACATCCACTGTTTTGATGAAACAGGTCGAGAGCAGTATCGCCTCAGCGCGCCGGGCATTGGCTGTGAAAATTTAGCCCTCAAGGATGGCTATCTGTGGGTGAGCGATCGCCTAGAGCAATCTATCTATTGTCTCGATCGCCAGAGTGGCCGTGTTGAATGGGTGGCCTTGACGCCCTTTGCCCAGCCAACGGCGTTTACCTTTGATGCAACGGGGCGACTGTGGGTGGCCTATGGCGGTGAAGAACCCTATTTGCGGGATAACCCCAACAACCGCGAAGCCCCCCTCGAAATTGATCATCGCGATATTTGCCTGATTCATCCTCTGCTCTATCAGACCCACAAAGAGCAGTATTACACGGTCTCCAATGGCTATCTGATTGAGATGGCCTACGTGGAGGAAATGTCTCCCCTCGATGCGCTGCACCTAGATAACCTAGAGTGGCGAATTGCTCTGCCCGCCAATTCCCTGCGCCAAAAATTGCTGCGGGTTGAACCCGTCGGTACCCCCTTTCGCTTGGAAACCGTGGGTGATCAGCAGGTGGCGGTGTTTGATTTTCCTGAAGTGCGTCCCTACGAAGCCCGTCTTTTTGGTTGGCGTGCTTGGCTAGAAGTGAGAGGTATCAAGTACCATCTCAGCTTTGACGACATTGATGAGACGCTACCGCTGCCGCCAGAATTTGCAGCACAGTATCTAGTGGATAACGATGAGTTGGCGATGGATCAACCCATTGTCCAGGAGGTGGCACGGCAAGCTGTGGGCACAGAGACCAATATCCTGCGCAAGATGCTCAAGATTCGTAACTATGTGTACGATCGCCTGAGCTATGCCATGCGACCCACGATTGAAACCCCCGATTTGGTTTTGAAACGGGGAACGGGGTCCTGTGGTGAGTACGTGGGGGTGCTCCTTGCCTTGGCGCGATTAAATGGCATTGCCTGCCGTACGGTGGGTCGCTACAAATGTCCCCCCCATCCCCAAAAGCGGGGCATCCCCCTTCAACCCACCTATAACCACGTTTGGTTGGAGTTTTATGTGCCGGGGGTTGGCTGGTTGCCCATGGAGTCCAATCCCGATGATGTCGTAGAGCGCGGCCCTTATCCAACACGGTTCTTTATGGCACTGCCTTGGTACCACGTGGAAGCGGGTAAAGGGATTCGCTTTGAGAGCACGAATTATCGCGATCGCGGGCTACGCCTTGGAGATTTAGCCCTCAATCATGTGCGCTTTACCATTCATGGTGAGCTGCCCCCAATTGCCTAA